The following proteins come from a genomic window of Macrobrachium nipponense isolate FS-2020 chromosome 32, ASM1510439v2, whole genome shotgun sequence:
- the LOC135207318 gene encoding AF4/FMR2 family member 1-like isoform X6, with protein sequence MRMYQGPLPAPGGLPLGSRRTSRVSGGVGSHPAAIGRHHRPPPTTTLPSVATISPPLSPDSPLSSQHHHHHHHHTNHYHHHHKNGHGHHHHEYLEDKPSEISSLKGQKPIDRWNVKADLPLSEESEDEQVGGTHSSESQLQSSVVGSSNSKPLLSPISTKTSEDSSSEDDSTDDSEVSSNSEDEQPASEPSSPKGQGGDKSPNPWKLEKYIPTRKIKSPSSQETVTPGPPLSHPEDDPPPVDKPPLQSQRKRDRRNSKVVKSAGSHRGSRHTHEPVVHSDDSSDVGESHRRPTLRAFPQLRQSKVKSSRRVNPSHHDSDSDSDPGRPSKSDSNQSTVTPSSSLKDLSKLPDKTRKSNDTTVARDNTRRTPKKRTDSKDNQNGAKSETVKSKRSVKSREYIPCDLDSDSDSIIDVENATPLKQPASQRSTPSRTAKEFNHISSPVKAHQLSPHVSPMPPFSSSNKSSSRRTPLSEASSEPANANKSEDLFGRSQGNSEKGPLVNSAFTLDKDNKKGRDRDPVEKDSRRRGKAHRETSKNNSGTCSSSSDSKDRSKIERSKGVSESSPLDNRLSGRPGVSPLVDKSSESPIVSPEPKVPISQLHHEFGSRKFTCTIPLSLIDKVPKPNINSVPCILKTELKEEDKKEVLDNRTTGKGGKGKRKTGDPNAKESCTEDNKARVISSIFRVRRPDSENDNEKAKKEQKSGPIDSDDSDNEKMPSKSTDSKVKEEEGENVMARPSSVRQRSSPMPSSLSDTSSSRTHRKKKRDSVPERSPSSHERKKPRCNSERLAPEYSTLNSVGDTNSLDSCDVHSRLRGTGGESDHSTSRKRDRERESSLESTRSSSHSESGRTSKKPRISKSKDMKDSSMKSPSIRPGSQRESSSSRAWSQEKDLQQNLYPQRPQPSQQSSQGKVDESHATPGTEHDTRVDGASFRSNGDQTVTTSDGNGETPASEAQQENGTPMVPPQSHKQASVFSTGVAMGSAQSFPDQSSFEAYYLNLHKRFYPSYFERKVMPENNVDYMGFLSMAKDLKHTADAEADRSVQVMKYLEAALYFILSGKAMENDPKTEESASLRIYKDTLNFIRHVSSIVMREKQDVSLDNRLAVISLRCQSLLSLQIYRMIRHEYKDIQRQLSNYVNNYGKHGSIETTSNAANPSTWGGHRTSGSPSHLSQTPSPAGSVGSEGSQSSGYNTSTEGARTKNGPPPVGHTPPHPQPPPGSGTVPVPQHIHTLFMKQHQYSFHLATAHDLWTEADNYVFKNDMQEFFIELDHLVSPLTLHSSLSELVYYVQCGLQRLKD encoded by the exons ATGCGGATGTACCAGGGCCCGCTGCCGGCGCCAGGGGGGCTTCCCCTAGGCTCACGGCGCACCAGCAGGGTATCCGGAGGAGTAGGAAGCCACCCTGCCGCCATAGGTCGCCATCACCGACCTCCCCCTACGACAACCCTTCCAAGTGTTGCCACAATCTCACCGCCCTTGTCGCCAGATTCACCACTCTCCTCCCaacaccatcaccatcaccatcaccatacCAATCACTATCACCACCACCATAAAAATGGTCATGGACACCATCACCATGAATACTTGGAAG ATAAGCCGTCAGAAATATCCTCTCTCAAAGGCCAGAAGCCTAT AGACAGATGGAATGTTAAAGCTGACCTTCCGCTCTCCGAGGAAAGTGAAGATGAGCAG GTTGGTGGCACCCATAGCAGTGAGTCACAGCTACAGTCATCTGTAGTGGGCTCTTCAAATTCAAAGCCTCTGCTCTCCCCAATCTCTACTAAAACTTCAGAAGATTCTTCTTCAGAAGACGATTCTACAGATGATTCGGAGGTGTCTTccaattcagaagatgaacagcCGGCTTCAGAGCCTTCATCACCCAag GGTCAAGGAGGGGATAAGTCTCCCAATCCTTGGAAACTTGAAAAATACATACCCACTAGGAAGATTAAGTCACCTTCATCACAAGAG actgTTACTCCAGGTCCTCCACTAAGTCACCCTGAGGATGATCCACCACCTGTGGATAAGCCTCCATTGCAGTCTCAAAGGAAACGTGATCGCCGGAATAGCAAGGTTGTTAAGAGTGCTGGTTCGCATCGTGGGTCACGTCACACTCATGAGCCAGTGGTCCACTCAGACGATAGCTCAGATGTAGGGGAGTCACATCGGAGGCCCACTCTGCGTGCATTCCCCCAGTTACGTCAGTCCAAAGTGAAATCTTCAAGAAGGGTTAACCCCAGTCATCATGATTCTGATAGTGATTCAGACCCTGGTAGACCATCAAAGTCTGACTCGAATCAGTCTACTGTCACGCCAAGTAGTTCCTTGAAAGACCTATCAAAGTTACCTGATAAAACTCGGAAGTCTAACGACACAACAGTTGCAAGGGATAACACAAGACGGACTCCAAAAAAGAGGACTGACTCAAAGGATAATCAGAATGGTGCCAAATCTGAAACTGTTAAGTCTAAAAGGAGCGTTAAGTCACGTGAATACATACCATGTGACTTGGACTCTGATAGTGATAGTATAATTGATGTAGAGAACGCAACTCCTTTAAAACAGCCAGCATCCCAGAGAAGTACCCCATCCAGGACTGCAAAAGAATTTAATCACATTTCCAGTCCTGTGAAGGCCCATCAGTTGAGCCCTCATGTGTCTCCAATGCCACCGTTTAGTAGTTCCAATAAGAGCAGTTCAAGAAGGACACCACTAAGTGAAGCCAGCTCTGAGCCAGCAAATGCAAATAAAAGTGAGGATCTTTTTGGAAGGAGCCAAGGAAACTCTGAAAAGGGGCCGTTGGTTAATTCAGCATTTACTTTAGATAAAGACAATAAAAAGGGAAGGGATAGGGACCCTGTGGAAAAAGATAGTAGAAGGAGAGGGAAGGCTCATAGAGAAACGAGCAAAAATAACAgtggaacttgttctagtagcaGTGACTCTAAAGACAGGAGTAAAATTGAGCGAAGTAAAGGTGTAAGTGAAAGTAGTCCTTTGGACAACAGACTAAGTGGAAGACCTGGTGTGTCTCCTTTAGTTGATAAGTCAAGCGAGTCTCCGATAGTTAGTCCAGAACCAAAAGTGCCCATATCCCAATTACATCACGAATTTGGTTCCCGAAAGTTCACGTGTACAATACCCCTTAGTTTAATTGATAAAGTGCCCAAACCTAATATTAATAGTGTTCCGTGTATATTGAAAACCGAGTTGAAAGAGGAGGATAAAAAGGAAGTGCTAGACAATAGAACTACAGGTAAAGGGGGTAAAGGAAAGCGGAAAACAGGTGATCCAAATGCAAAAGAATCCTGTACTGAAGACAATAAAGCACGTGTAATTTCGTCCATATTCCGTGTGCGCAGGCCAGATAGTGAAAATGACAATGAAAAGGCAAAAAAGGAACAGAAATCCGGACCTATTGATAGTGATGATAGTGATAATGAGAAAATGCCAAGTAAATCAACGGACTCCAAAGTGAAGGA agaagagggagaaaatgTGATGGCACGGCCTAGCAGTGTTCGTCAACGCTCTAGTCCAATGCCGTCTTCATTGTCTGACACCTCGAGTTCAAGAACccataggaagaagaagagggattcTGTACCTGAGAGATCTCCATCATCTCATGAACGTAAAAAACCAAGG TGTAATAGTGAGCGGTTAGCTCCAGAATACTCAACGTTGAATTCTGTTGGTGATACAAATTCCCTAGATAGTTGTGATGTGCATAGTAGATTGCGAGGCACTGGAGGTGAAAGTGATCACAGCACTTCACGCAAACGTGATCGGGAAAGGGAGAGCAG TTTGGAGAGCACTAGAAGTAGCTCACACAGTGAGTCAGGAAGGACTAGTAAGAAACCAAGAATTTCTAAGTCTAAGGATATGAAGGACTCTTCTATGAAAAGTCCTAGTATAAGGCCAGGTAGCCAGCGTGAGAGTAGCTCATCTCGTGCTTGGAGTCAGGAGAAGGATTTGCAGCAAAATTTATATCCCCAAAGACCTCAGCCTTCTCAGCAGTCTAGTCAG ggaAAAGTGGATGAGAGTCATGCAACTCCAGGCACAGAACATGATACAAGAGTAGATGGTGCTTCCTTCAGATCAAATGGGGACCAAACAGTTACTACCTCTGATGGGAATGGAGAGACACCAGCATCAGAGGCACAACAAGAAAATGGTACTCCTATGGTACCCCCTCAGTCCCATAAGCAAGCATCTGTCTTTTCCACTGGTGTTGCCATGGGTTCTGCACAGTCTTTCCCAGACCA GTCATCCTTTGAAGCGTATTACTTAAATTTGCATAAAAGGTTTTATCCCTCATATTTTGAGAGGAAGGTGATGCCAGAGAATAACGT AGATTATATGGGCTTCTTAAGTATGGCAAAAGATTTAAAACATACAGCTGATGCTGAAGCAGATAGATCTGTACAAGTAATGAAGTATTTGGAAGCtgctctttattttattcttagtgGGAAGGCTATGGAAAATGATCCCAAAACAGAAGAATCGGCATCATTGCGAATTTATAAGGACACATTAAACTTTATTAG ACATGTATCATCAATAGTCATGAGGGAGAAGCAAGATGTAAGTTTGGATAACAGATTAGCAGTTATAAG CTTACGGTGCCAGAGTTTACTGTCTCTCCAAATATACAGGATGATAAGACATGAGTATAAGGATATTCAAAGGCAGTTATCTAACTATGTAAAT aaTTACGGTAAACATGGAAGTATTGAGACAACAAGCAATGCAGCCAATCCTAGTACCTGGGGTGGTCACCGGACCAGTGGTTCTCCTTCTCATTTATCCCAAACACCTTCACCAGCGGGATCTGTAGGTTCTGAGGGATCTCAGTCATCTGGTTACAACACTAGCACTGAGGGAGCACGTACCAAGAATGGACCCCCTCCGGTGGGCCACACTCCTCCCCATCCTCAGCCACCTCCAGGATCTGGGACAGTACCAGTGCCTCAACATATTCATACATTGTTTATGAAGCAGCACCAGTACTCATTCCACCTTGCAACTGCCCATGACTTGTGGACAGAGGCTGACAATTATGTCTTCAAAAACGACATGCAAG aattcTTCATCGAGCTGGATCATCTTGTAAGTCCGTTGACTCTCCATTCGTCGTTATCAGAGCTAGTGTATTATGTGCAGTGTGGCCTCCAGCGTCTGAAAGACTAG
- the LOC135207318 gene encoding AF4/FMR2 family member 1-like isoform X2: MSIGGAVCDDNLTLLNKGWESKFSLCRERWPLGYFNHFALICALCGCLTSMPRENDLDKVSMTRDREFEKQRARKMRESMANMASSSSKEQEPQGRFELFRRSTSGSTHSSKVIKNHVEKILGSYDNFKTLGGEIKTSLLGVYQQPPTPIASREPIHDPDSYPPILPPPQTNIMPMAGSSSSSSSSSSKPSQRSLPAHHSSRNGTTRPPKSLPPTSKPPHPPSHTSQHSQPRNGEVKGNLKSGPSSGPGDGGGNKFTLMGKPPNLPPLKLASASGGGGGGAAAAGGDGEGEDALLQRIRSEMSVKNPVSAIIQTPRPDHSDGNFPFSALTPIKDTPLKDTSSKSSRRGDDHAPKFNKPSEISSLKGQKPIDRWNVKADLPLSEESEDEQVGGTHSSESQLQSSVVGSSNSKPLLSPISTKTSEDSSSEDDSTDDSEVSSNSEDEQPASEPSSPKGQGGDKSPNPWKLEKYIPTRKIKSPSSQETVTPGPPLSHPEDDPPPVDKPPLQSQRKRDRRNSKVVKSAGSHRGSRHTHEPVVHSDDSSDVGESHRRPTLRAFPQLRQSKVKSSRRVNPSHHDSDSDSDPGRPSKSDSNQSTVTPSSSLKDLSKLPDKTRKSNDTTVARDNTRRTPKKRTDSKDNQNGAKSETVKSKRSVKSREYIPCDLDSDSDSIIDVENATPLKQPASQRSTPSRTAKEFNHISSPVKAHQLSPHVSPMPPFSSSNKSSSRRTPLSEASSEPANANKSEDLFGRSQGNSEKGPLVNSAFTLDKDNKKGRDRDPVEKDSRRRGKAHRETSKNNSGTCSSSSDSKDRSKIERSKGVSESSPLDNRLSGRPGVSPLVDKSSESPIVSPEPKVPISQLHHEFGSRKFTCTIPLSLIDKVPKPNINSVPCILKTELKEEDKKEVLDNRTTGKGGKGKRKTGDPNAKESCTEDNKARVISSIFRVRRPDSENDNEKAKKEQKSGPIDSDDSDNEKMPSKSTDSKVKEEEGENVMARPSSVRQRSSPMPSSLSDTSSSRTHRKKKRDSVPERSPSSHERKKPRCNSERLAPEYSTLNSVGDTNSLDSCDVHSRLRGTGGESDHSTSRKRDRERESSLESTRSSSHSESGRTSKKPRISKSKDMKDSSMKSPSIRPGSQRESSSSRAWSQEKDLQQNLYPQRPQPSQQSSQGKVDESHATPGTEHDTRVDGASFRSNGDQTVTTSDGNGETPASEAQQENGTPMVPPQSHKQASVFSTGVAMGSAQSFPDQSSFEAYYLNLHKRFYPSYFERKVMPENNVDYMGFLSMAKDLKHTADAEADRSVQVMKYLEAALYFILSGKAMENDPKTEESASLRIYKDTLNFIRHVSSIVMREKQDVSLDNRLAVISLRCQSLLSLQIYRMIRHEYKDIQRQLSNYVNNYGKHGSIETTSNAANPSTWGGHRTSGSPSHLSQTPSPAGSVGSEGSQSSGYNTSTEGARTKNGPPPVGHTPPHPQPPPGSGTVPVPQHIHTLFMKQHQYSFHLATAHDLWTEADNYVFKNDMQEFFIELDHLVSPLTLHSSLSELVYYVQCGLQRLKD; the protein is encoded by the exons catgcctcgGGAAAATGACCTGGACAAAGTATCCATGACACGGGATCGAGAGTTCGAGAAGCAGAGGGCGCGGAAGATGCGAGAGAGCATGGCCAAcatggcctcctcctcctcgaagGAGCAGGAGCCTCAGGGCAGGTTCGAGCTCTTCCGCCGCTCCACCAGCGGCTCCACCCACAGCAGTAAGGTGATCAAGAATCACGTGGAGAAGATCCTGGGCTCCTACGACAATTTCAAGACACTCGGCGGCGAAATCAAGACCAGTTTGCTGGGGGTGTACCAACAGCCGCCCACGCCCATCGCTTCCAGGGAACCCATACACGACCCCGACTCTTACCCGCCCATCCTCCCTCCACCTCAGACGAATATCATGCCCATGGCAGGGTCGTCTTCATcctcgtcgtcttcgtcgtctaaACCGTCGCAGCGCTCCTTGCCGGCGCACCATTCCTCTCGCAATGGGACGACGAGGCCGCCCAAGTCGCTGCCGCCCACGTCCAAACCCCCACACCCGCCCTCCCATACATCGCAGCACTCGCAGCCCAGAAACGGCGAGGTGAAGGGCAACCTGAAGAGCGGCCCGAGCTCAGGTCCTGGCGACGGAGGCGGCAACAAATTCACACTCATGGGGAAACCTCCAAATTTGCCTCCCCTCAAGTTGGCTTCTGCCAGCGGCGGTGGTGGGGGTGGCGCTGCAGCTGCTGGAGGAGACGGCGAAGGAGAAGACGCTCTCCTGCAGAGGATCCGATCGGAGATGTCTGTGAAGAACCCCGTGTCCGCCATCATTCAGACTCCGCGGCCAGATCACAGCGACGGGAACTTCCCGTTTTCTGCTCTGACACCCATCAAGGATACGCCTCTGAAGGACACGTCCAGCAAATCCTCTCGTCGGGGAGACGACCATGCTCCGAAATTCA ATAAGCCGTCAGAAATATCCTCTCTCAAAGGCCAGAAGCCTAT AGACAGATGGAATGTTAAAGCTGACCTTCCGCTCTCCGAGGAAAGTGAAGATGAGCAG GTTGGTGGCACCCATAGCAGTGAGTCACAGCTACAGTCATCTGTAGTGGGCTCTTCAAATTCAAAGCCTCTGCTCTCCCCAATCTCTACTAAAACTTCAGAAGATTCTTCTTCAGAAGACGATTCTACAGATGATTCGGAGGTGTCTTccaattcagaagatgaacagcCGGCTTCAGAGCCTTCATCACCCAag GGTCAAGGAGGGGATAAGTCTCCCAATCCTTGGAAACTTGAAAAATACATACCCACTAGGAAGATTAAGTCACCTTCATCACAAGAG actgTTACTCCAGGTCCTCCACTAAGTCACCCTGAGGATGATCCACCACCTGTGGATAAGCCTCCATTGCAGTCTCAAAGGAAACGTGATCGCCGGAATAGCAAGGTTGTTAAGAGTGCTGGTTCGCATCGTGGGTCACGTCACACTCATGAGCCAGTGGTCCACTCAGACGATAGCTCAGATGTAGGGGAGTCACATCGGAGGCCCACTCTGCGTGCATTCCCCCAGTTACGTCAGTCCAAAGTGAAATCTTCAAGAAGGGTTAACCCCAGTCATCATGATTCTGATAGTGATTCAGACCCTGGTAGACCATCAAAGTCTGACTCGAATCAGTCTACTGTCACGCCAAGTAGTTCCTTGAAAGACCTATCAAAGTTACCTGATAAAACTCGGAAGTCTAACGACACAACAGTTGCAAGGGATAACACAAGACGGACTCCAAAAAAGAGGACTGACTCAAAGGATAATCAGAATGGTGCCAAATCTGAAACTGTTAAGTCTAAAAGGAGCGTTAAGTCACGTGAATACATACCATGTGACTTGGACTCTGATAGTGATAGTATAATTGATGTAGAGAACGCAACTCCTTTAAAACAGCCAGCATCCCAGAGAAGTACCCCATCCAGGACTGCAAAAGAATTTAATCACATTTCCAGTCCTGTGAAGGCCCATCAGTTGAGCCCTCATGTGTCTCCAATGCCACCGTTTAGTAGTTCCAATAAGAGCAGTTCAAGAAGGACACCACTAAGTGAAGCCAGCTCTGAGCCAGCAAATGCAAATAAAAGTGAGGATCTTTTTGGAAGGAGCCAAGGAAACTCTGAAAAGGGGCCGTTGGTTAATTCAGCATTTACTTTAGATAAAGACAATAAAAAGGGAAGGGATAGGGACCCTGTGGAAAAAGATAGTAGAAGGAGAGGGAAGGCTCATAGAGAAACGAGCAAAAATAACAgtggaacttgttctagtagcaGTGACTCTAAAGACAGGAGTAAAATTGAGCGAAGTAAAGGTGTAAGTGAAAGTAGTCCTTTGGACAACAGACTAAGTGGAAGACCTGGTGTGTCTCCTTTAGTTGATAAGTCAAGCGAGTCTCCGATAGTTAGTCCAGAACCAAAAGTGCCCATATCCCAATTACATCACGAATTTGGTTCCCGAAAGTTCACGTGTACAATACCCCTTAGTTTAATTGATAAAGTGCCCAAACCTAATATTAATAGTGTTCCGTGTATATTGAAAACCGAGTTGAAAGAGGAGGATAAAAAGGAAGTGCTAGACAATAGAACTACAGGTAAAGGGGGTAAAGGAAAGCGGAAAACAGGTGATCCAAATGCAAAAGAATCCTGTACTGAAGACAATAAAGCACGTGTAATTTCGTCCATATTCCGTGTGCGCAGGCCAGATAGTGAAAATGACAATGAAAAGGCAAAAAAGGAACAGAAATCCGGACCTATTGATAGTGATGATAGTGATAATGAGAAAATGCCAAGTAAATCAACGGACTCCAAAGTGAAGGA agaagagggagaaaatgTGATGGCACGGCCTAGCAGTGTTCGTCAACGCTCTAGTCCAATGCCGTCTTCATTGTCTGACACCTCGAGTTCAAGAACccataggaagaagaagagggattcTGTACCTGAGAGATCTCCATCATCTCATGAACGTAAAAAACCAAGG TGTAATAGTGAGCGGTTAGCTCCAGAATACTCAACGTTGAATTCTGTTGGTGATACAAATTCCCTAGATAGTTGTGATGTGCATAGTAGATTGCGAGGCACTGGAGGTGAAAGTGATCACAGCACTTCACGCAAACGTGATCGGGAAAGGGAGAGCAG TTTGGAGAGCACTAGAAGTAGCTCACACAGTGAGTCAGGAAGGACTAGTAAGAAACCAAGAATTTCTAAGTCTAAGGATATGAAGGACTCTTCTATGAAAAGTCCTAGTATAAGGCCAGGTAGCCAGCGTGAGAGTAGCTCATCTCGTGCTTGGAGTCAGGAGAAGGATTTGCAGCAAAATTTATATCCCCAAAGACCTCAGCCTTCTCAGCAGTCTAGTCAG ggaAAAGTGGATGAGAGTCATGCAACTCCAGGCACAGAACATGATACAAGAGTAGATGGTGCTTCCTTCAGATCAAATGGGGACCAAACAGTTACTACCTCTGATGGGAATGGAGAGACACCAGCATCAGAGGCACAACAAGAAAATGGTACTCCTATGGTACCCCCTCAGTCCCATAAGCAAGCATCTGTCTTTTCCACTGGTGTTGCCATGGGTTCTGCACAGTCTTTCCCAGACCA GTCATCCTTTGAAGCGTATTACTTAAATTTGCATAAAAGGTTTTATCCCTCATATTTTGAGAGGAAGGTGATGCCAGAGAATAACGT AGATTATATGGGCTTCTTAAGTATGGCAAAAGATTTAAAACATACAGCTGATGCTGAAGCAGATAGATCTGTACAAGTAATGAAGTATTTGGAAGCtgctctttattttattcttagtgGGAAGGCTATGGAAAATGATCCCAAAACAGAAGAATCGGCATCATTGCGAATTTATAAGGACACATTAAACTTTATTAG ACATGTATCATCAATAGTCATGAGGGAGAAGCAAGATGTAAGTTTGGATAACAGATTAGCAGTTATAAG CTTACGGTGCCAGAGTTTACTGTCTCTCCAAATATACAGGATGATAAGACATGAGTATAAGGATATTCAAAGGCAGTTATCTAACTATGTAAAT aaTTACGGTAAACATGGAAGTATTGAGACAACAAGCAATGCAGCCAATCCTAGTACCTGGGGTGGTCACCGGACCAGTGGTTCTCCTTCTCATTTATCCCAAACACCTTCACCAGCGGGATCTGTAGGTTCTGAGGGATCTCAGTCATCTGGTTACAACACTAGCACTGAGGGAGCACGTACCAAGAATGGACCCCCTCCGGTGGGCCACACTCCTCCCCATCCTCAGCCACCTCCAGGATCTGGGACAGTACCAGTGCCTCAACATATTCATACATTGTTTATGAAGCAGCACCAGTACTCATTCCACCTTGCAACTGCCCATGACTTGTGGACAGAGGCTGACAATTATGTCTTCAAAAACGACATGCAAG aattcTTCATCGAGCTGGATCATCTTGTAAGTCCGTTGACTCTCCATTCGTCGTTATCAGAGCTAGTGTATTATGTGCAGTGTGGCCTCCAGCGTCTGAAAGACTAG